One Staphylococcus ratti DNA segment encodes these proteins:
- a CDS encoding adenine phosphoribosyltransferase: MDLKQYVSEVQDWPKKGVNFKDITTIMDNGEAYGYATDQIVKYAKEKNVDIVVGPEARGFIIGCPVAYAMGIGFAPVRKEGKLPREVIRYEYDLEYGSNVLTMHADAIKPGQRVLITDDLLATGGTIEAAINLVEKQGGIVAGIAFIIELSYLNGIEKIKGYDVMRLISYDE; this comes from the coding sequence ATGGATTTAAAACAATATGTCTCTGAAGTTCAAGATTGGCCGAAAAAAGGCGTGAATTTTAAAGATATTACTACTATAATGGATAACGGTGAAGCATACGGTTATGCCACTGATCAAATCGTAAAATATGCTAAAGAAAAAAATGTGGACATTGTTGTTGGTCCAGAGGCACGCGGATTTATTATTGGTTGTCCGGTTGCATATGCAATGGGAATTGGTTTTGCACCTGTTCGTAAAGAAGGTAAGTTACCACGTGAAGTAATTCGTTATGAGTATGATTTAGAATACGGTAGTAATGTCCTTACTATGCATGCAGATGCAATTAAGCCAGGACAACGTGTTTTAATTACAGATGATTTATTAGCGACTGGTGGAACGATCGAAGCTGCGATTAATCTTGTTGAAAAGCAAGGTGGCATTGTTGCTGGTATTGCTTTCATTATTGAATTATCATATTTAAATGGTATTGAGAAAATTAAAGGTTATGACGTCATGCGATTAATCTCATATGATGAATAG